One part of the Mariniflexile litorale genome encodes these proteins:
- a CDS encoding glycoside hydrolase family 97 protein: protein MKKIILSLIALLLSIHQTNSQNHKVKSPDGQIEIEIIITNKISWSASLKGNIIIEKAEAAMDFLTGSDFGLNPLIKKETVRNITSKIYPVVPHKDAEIKDEYTELSLTFKGNYKLNFRAYNDGVAYQFIDDGKSSRNVVSEEVSLTFPEGTRSLFPQEESMYSHNERLYLDKSLTEIASNEFCSLPVLFSTKKGKVLFTETALHDYPGLFLRGNANTTMDAMFPKYVLEAIDKNGNSDRVQTITKEADYIAKTTGKREYPWRVFIITDDDRTLIESNLTYQLAKPNVIKDTDWIKPGKVAWDWYNANNIYGVDFKAGLNTDTYKYYIDFAATNHIEYVILDEGWTKSTTDILHFNPDMDIKELIDYGKEKGVEIILWVLWKPLDENLIQILETYKSWGAKGIKIDYMQRNDQYMVNSYEQIARECAKLELLVDFHGAFKPSGLRRMYPNVMNYEGVRGNENNKWSNEITPEHNVTIPFIRMVAGPMDFTPGAMINKQTKNFAISFDRPMSLGTRSHQVAMYVVYEAPLQMMCESPSTYYKEQETVDFITQIPTTWDETKVLHGSVGKYIVVARRKAETWYIGGMTNADARVLPLDLSFLDEGVFKMEVFKDGVNVDAFAEDYKKEILEVNKNSKVIAKIASGGGWTAIITKKQ from the coding sequence ATGAAAAAAATAATACTATCGTTAATTGCTTTATTGCTTAGCATCCATCAAACAAATTCTCAAAATCACAAAGTTAAATCACCTGATGGCCAAATTGAAATAGAGATAATTATTACCAATAAAATTTCATGGTCAGCATCATTAAAAGGAAATATTATAATTGAAAAAGCAGAAGCTGCTATGGATTTTTTAACAGGTTCAGATTTCGGTTTAAATCCTCTTATAAAAAAAGAAACAGTTAGAAATATAACATCTAAAATTTATCCTGTAGTACCACATAAAGACGCTGAAATTAAAGACGAATACACGGAACTTTCTCTAACATTCAAAGGCAACTATAAACTAAATTTTAGAGCTTATAATGATGGCGTTGCTTACCAATTTATTGATGATGGAAAATCTAGCAGAAATGTTGTTTCTGAAGAAGTATCTCTTACTTTCCCCGAAGGAACTCGTTCACTTTTTCCTCAAGAAGAATCGATGTATTCGCATAACGAACGCTTGTATTTAGACAAATCATTAACTGAAATAGCATCTAATGAATTCTGTAGTCTACCTGTGCTATTTTCAACAAAAAAAGGAAAAGTTTTATTTACAGAAACAGCACTTCATGATTACCCTGGATTATTTTTAAGAGGAAACGCCAATACAACTATGGATGCTATGTTTCCTAAATATGTACTTGAAGCTATTGATAAAAATGGCAATTCAGACCGTGTACAAACTATTACTAAAGAAGCCGATTATATTGCAAAAACAACAGGTAAAAGAGAGTATCCGTGGAGAGTTTTTATTATAACCGATGATGACCGTACTTTAATAGAAAGTAATTTAACCTATCAATTAGCAAAACCTAATGTTATTAAAGATACCGATTGGATTAAACCAGGCAAAGTAGCTTGGGATTGGTACAATGCAAACAATATTTATGGAGTAGATTTTAAAGCTGGATTAAATACCGATACTTATAAGTATTATATTGATTTTGCCGCTACTAACCATATTGAATATGTTATACTTGATGAAGGTTGGACAAAATCGACCACCGATATTCTTCACTTTAATCCAGATATGGATATCAAAGAATTAATTGACTATGGCAAGGAAAAAGGTGTAGAAATCATTCTTTGGGTACTTTGGAAACCACTTGATGAAAACCTCATACAAATTCTTGAAACTTACAAAAGTTGGGGTGCAAAAGGTATTAAAATTGATTATATGCAACGTAATGATCAATACATGGTGAACTCTTATGAACAAATTGCCAGAGAATGCGCTAAACTTGAGTTATTAGTCGATTTCCATGGCGCATTTAAACCTTCAGGGTTACGACGGATGTACCCAAACGTAATGAATTATGAAGGCGTAAGAGGAAACGAAAATAATAAATGGAGTAATGAGATAACACCAGAACATAATGTAACCATACCCTTTATCAGAATGGTTGCAGGACCAATGGACTTTACTCCTGGGGCTATGATTAACAAACAAACTAAAAATTTTGCTATTAGTTTCGATCGTCCCATGAGTTTAGGCACACGGTCTCATCAAGTCGCTATGTATGTAGTCTATGAAGCACCATTACAAATGATGTGTGAATCGCCATCAACCTATTACAAAGAGCAAGAAACGGTAGATTTTATAACGCAAATCCCAACCACTTGGGACGAAACTAAAGTGCTTCATGGCTCTGTCGGGAAGTATATTGTTGTGGCTCGAAGAAAAGCAGAAACTTGGTATATTGGAGGGATGACTAATGCTGATGCTAGAGTTTTACCACTTGATTTGTCATTTTTAGATGAAGGAGTATTTAAAATGGAAGTATTTAAAGACGGCGTTAATGTAGATGCGTTTGCAGAAGATTATAAAAAGGAAATATTAGAAGTTAACAAGAATTCTAAGGTAATAGCAAAAATAGCTTCTGGAGGAGGATGGACAGCGATCATTACTAAAAAACAATAA
- a CDS encoding beta-galactosidase, with protein sequence MKQEFINYLFTKMTIAFFAMLIHVNTFAQNFEKYFPKKDLTTTGVYYYPEHWDPTQWDRDLKKIADMGFEFTHFAEFAWAELEPEEGVYDFKWLDTALDIAAKYKLKVIMCTSTATPPVWLARKHPDILITYADGSKSDHGSRQHASFSSNYYRSYSMKMIEQLAKRYGNDERVIGWQVDNEPNRSFDYGADALQRYRDWLKEKYKTIDVLNEAWGNSFWSGTYSSFDQINIPLHNMWGMNLHSQLDHYRFCDQETASFLDAQALEIRKHITKDQWITANYRSNYSESFVGMSKELDFDSYTRYVVYGRSLGVGPKGYRVGDYTSIGMSNDFFRPLKGMYGCMELQPGQVNWGSINPQPLPGAVRMWLWHVFAGGSKFTCTYRYRAPLYGYEQFHYGIVGTDGVSPTVGGAEFSAFMKEINTLRKQYNAKATLPKSYLERKTGILFNPDNVMGIDLNKQTREWNTMEHFLKYYKATKSFGAPVDFVRDTTNFSNYPVLIVPAYQMIDKQMIDKLTDYAKNGGNLVLSCRSGIQNRKGHLWEANFYEPMWDLIGSKIESYDLPMPQSISKVKFNNQEFEWTSWGDLLKPNKETETWGTYQGDFYEGTSAIVSRKLGKGTVTYIGLDSKNGDLEKQVLKKLYEQQNILVEDYPEGVMVDYRDGFGIAVNYSDKVYNINLPKSAKVIIGTKSIETAGVLIWKY encoded by the coding sequence ATGAAACAAGAATTTATAAACTACTTATTTACGAAAATGACCATTGCTTTTTTTGCAATGCTTATTCATGTAAATACTTTTGCGCAAAATTTCGAAAAGTATTTTCCTAAAAAAGACCTTACAACTACAGGAGTATATTATTACCCTGAACATTGGGATCCAACTCAATGGGATCGTGACTTAAAAAAAATAGCCGACATGGGTTTTGAATTTACCCATTTTGCTGAATTTGCATGGGCAGAACTAGAGCCAGAAGAAGGGGTTTATGATTTTAAATGGCTCGATACAGCTTTAGACATTGCAGCTAAATACAAGTTGAAAGTTATTATGTGCACATCTACAGCGACACCACCTGTATGGTTAGCTAGAAAGCATCCCGACATCCTTATTACCTATGCAGATGGATCTAAATCAGATCATGGTTCTAGGCAACATGCTTCATTTTCGAGCAACTATTATCGCTCATATTCAATGAAAATGATAGAACAATTAGCTAAAAGATATGGTAATGATGAACGTGTCATAGGTTGGCAGGTTGATAATGAACCAAACCGTTCTTTTGATTATGGAGCAGATGCACTGCAACGTTACCGCGATTGGTTAAAAGAAAAATATAAAACTATTGATGTTTTAAATGAAGCTTGGGGGAATAGTTTTTGGAGTGGGACTTATAGCAGTTTTGACCAAATTAATATTCCGTTACATAATATGTGGGGTATGAATTTACATTCTCAGTTAGATCATTACCGGTTTTGTGATCAAGAAACAGCCTCTTTTCTTGATGCTCAAGCCTTGGAAATACGTAAACATATAACCAAAGATCAATGGATTACTGCTAATTATAGGTCTAACTATAGCGAGAGCTTTGTAGGAATGAGTAAAGAGTTAGATTTTGATTCGTATACACGTTATGTTGTGTACGGAAGAAGCCTTGGAGTAGGTCCAAAAGGATACCGTGTTGGTGATTATACGAGTATTGGTATGTCTAACGATTTTTTTCGCCCCTTAAAAGGTATGTATGGTTGTATGGAATTGCAACCAGGACAGGTTAATTGGGGTAGTATAAATCCTCAACCATTACCAGGGGCCGTACGCATGTGGTTGTGGCACGTATTTGCAGGTGGTAGTAAATTTACTTGTACATATCGATATCGTGCCCCTTTATATGGTTACGAGCAGTTCCATTACGGTATTGTAGGAACAGATGGTGTAAGCCCAACTGTAGGAGGAGCCGAATTTAGTGCGTTTATGAAAGAAATAAATACATTGCGTAAACAATATAATGCCAAAGCAACCCTACCTAAATCATATTTAGAACGCAAAACAGGAATATTATTTAATCCTGATAATGTGATGGGTATTGATTTGAATAAACAAACTCGGGAATGGAATACCATGGAGCATTTCTTGAAATATTATAAAGCAACAAAATCTTTTGGAGCTCCAGTAGATTTTGTTCGAGACACTACTAATTTTTCAAATTATCCTGTTTTAATCGTCCCTGCTTATCAAATGATAGATAAACAAATGATAGATAAACTTACTGATTATGCCAAAAATGGAGGAAACTTAGTATTGAGTTGTCGTTCTGGAATTCAAAATAGAAAAGGACATCTTTGGGAAGCTAATTTTTATGAACCTATGTGGGATTTGATAGGTTCTAAAATTGAATCGTACGATTTACCAATGCCACAATCAATTAGTAAAGTGAAGTTTAACAATCAGGAATTTGAGTGGACTAGCTGGGGTGATTTATTAAAACCCAATAAAGAAACTGAAACATGGGGAACATATCAAGGCGATTTTTATGAAGGTACTTCGGCCATTGTTTCTCGTAAATTGGGAAAAGGTACCGTAACCTATATAGGCTTAGATTCTAAAAATGGTGATCTTGAAAAGCAAGTTTTAAAAAAATTATATGAACAACAAAATATTCTAGTAGAAGATTATCCTGAGGGTGTTATGGTTGATTATCGGGATGGGTTTGGTATAGCTGTTAATTATTCTGATAAAGTGTATAATATTAATTTACCAAAAAGCGCAAAAGTTATTATTGGTACTAAATCAATAGAAACAGCAGGCGTACTTATTTGGAAATATTAA
- a CDS encoding DUF5695 domain-containing protein has protein sequence MKNLKYRFSLVLFLTTVISIQAQGYWSKLEDKKPTLGIADVYQKFNTPNFQLKLVKASQTVAGLKPIKNLNFDFTPSDRLEIRDKDGLYHLGDINLRIKEGNSDWKSFSTADKRAAVTAIETSGSVIAGADLTNTLPSDIPVTIKRYYETDNDQLVMRFEITNKSENNIEIGALGIPMIFNNILEGKSLNETHAQNVFFDPYIGLDAGYLEVKRLSGRGSALLVLPKENMPFEAYRPLLDDPTPRSIVFEGFHEWMVYSKAYAENEWKEANQWNEPTSLILKINETKNFSLKFVLSEGIEDIQKTLEKEEQPIATSIPGYVIPLDITSQLFLNYKSDVSSFAIEPKGSIQIKEAEKTDKGIKKYTVHGKKWGRSRLTINYKNGVTQTINYKIIKSESEVVKDFGHFLTTEQWFDEPNDPFHRNPSVISYDYETKKQVTKDSRSWISGLSDEGGAGGWLAAIMKQLIQPDKEEIKKLQQFVDSTLWGVIQYKEGKNKYGVKKSVFYYEPDSLPKGTYSDDIKYKSWTAWNHEHANDPGRSYNYPHVAAAYWTMYRLARYHEGLVDSKPWDWYLKQAYNTTIAMVEKAPYYAQFGQMEGSVFLFILQDLQIENFEDMATDLEARMKERTDHWKALDYPFGSEMPWDSTGQEEVYMWSDYFGYHRKANVTLNAILAYMPTMPHWAYNGNARRYWDFLYGGKLSRVERQIHHYGSSLNAIPVLKQYRNRPNNLYLLKVGYGGLLGGISNITEDGFGPAAFHSYPTELRIDYLSGDYGSGFYGYAVNTATYLTKEDDLGWLAFGGNITTKGDVVEVELTTAAKSKVFIAPKKLWLTLDAGTFKKVTYNTKTDVIEITLNSKNEFTPNAYLRINNDVELPYTKVRGAFEIPLQKKSIQIIL, from the coding sequence ATGAAAAATTTAAAATATAGATTTAGCCTCGTATTATTTTTAACTACAGTTATAAGTATTCAAGCTCAAGGGTATTGGAGCAAATTGGAAGATAAAAAACCAACACTAGGAATTGCAGATGTTTACCAAAAATTTAACACCCCTAATTTTCAATTAAAGCTCGTAAAAGCATCTCAAACAGTTGCGGGTTTAAAACCTATAAAAAATTTAAATTTCGATTTTACTCCAAGCGATCGATTAGAAATTAGAGACAAAGATGGTTTATACCATTTAGGTGACATTAATTTAAGAATTAAAGAAGGCAACTCCGATTGGAAAAGCTTTTCAACTGCAGATAAACGTGCTGCTGTTACAGCTATAGAAACATCAGGATCTGTTATTGCAGGTGCAGATTTAACTAATACATTGCCAAGTGATATTCCTGTTACTATAAAACGTTATTACGAAACAGATAATGACCAATTAGTTATGCGATTTGAAATAACAAATAAATCGGAAAACAATATAGAAATAGGTGCTTTAGGTATTCCCATGATTTTTAATAATATTCTAGAAGGAAAATCACTTAACGAAACACATGCTCAAAATGTATTTTTCGATCCATATATTGGTTTGGATGCTGGGTATTTAGAAGTAAAGCGATTAAGTGGTCGAGGCTCTGCCCTTTTAGTATTACCTAAAGAAAATATGCCTTTTGAAGCCTACCGCCCATTATTAGACGATCCCACCCCTAGAAGTATCGTTTTTGAAGGGTTTCATGAATGGATGGTTTATAGTAAAGCTTATGCTGAAAATGAATGGAAAGAAGCCAACCAATGGAATGAACCTACGTCCCTTATTTTAAAGATAAATGAGACAAAAAACTTTTCATTAAAGTTTGTGCTTTCAGAAGGTATTGAAGACATTCAAAAAACACTAGAAAAAGAAGAACAACCCATAGCTACAAGTATCCCAGGTTATGTAATTCCCTTAGATATTACATCACAATTATTCTTAAACTATAAAAGTGATGTAAGTTCATTTGCAATAGAACCAAAAGGAAGTATTCAAATAAAAGAAGCTGAAAAAACAGATAAAGGAATAAAAAAATATACGGTTCATGGAAAAAAATGGGGCCGCTCTAGGTTAACAATTAATTATAAAAATGGAGTTACCCAAACTATTAACTATAAGATTATCAAATCAGAAAGTGAAGTTGTAAAAGATTTTGGTCACTTTTTAACCACAGAACAATGGTTCGATGAACCTAACGATCCATTTCACAGAAACCCATCTGTAATTAGTTATGATTATGAAACCAAAAAACAAGTAACAAAAGACAGTAGATCATGGATTAGCGGTTTAAGTGATGAAGGTGGAGCTGGCGGTTGGTTGGCTGCCATTATGAAACAATTAATTCAACCAGATAAAGAAGAAATTAAAAAACTTCAACAGTTTGTTGATAGTACACTTTGGGGTGTTATTCAATACAAAGAAGGCAAAAATAAATATGGCGTTAAAAAAAGTGTGTTTTACTATGAACCAGACTCTTTGCCTAAAGGAACTTATAGCGATGATATAAAATATAAGTCGTGGACAGCTTGGAATCACGAACACGCTAATGATCCTGGCAGATCTTATAATTACCCTCACGTTGCAGCTGCTTATTGGACTATGTATCGCTTGGCAAGATATCACGAAGGGTTGGTAGATAGTAAACCTTGGGATTGGTACTTAAAACAGGCTTACAATACGACCATTGCAATGGTAGAGAAGGCACCATATTATGCTCAATTTGGACAAATGGAAGGGTCGGTGTTTTTATTCATCTTACAAGATTTACAAATCGAAAATTTTGAAGATATGGCTACTGACTTAGAAGCTCGTATGAAAGAAAGAACAGATCATTGGAAAGCATTAGATTATCCTTTTGGTAGCGAAATGCCTTGGGATTCTACTGGTCAAGAAGAAGTCTATATGTGGTCAGATTATTTTGGATATCATCGCAAAGCAAATGTAACACTAAATGCTATTTTAGCTTATATGCCAACAATGCCCCATTGGGCTTATAATGGCAATGCCCGTAGGTATTGGGATTTCTTATATGGAGGTAAATTATCGAGAGTAGAACGTCAAATTCATCACTATGGATCTTCATTAAACGCAATACCTGTCCTAAAACAATATAGGAATAGACCAAATAATTTATACTTACTTAAAGTTGGTTATGGGGGACTTTTAGGAGGTATATCTAACATTACTGAAGATGGATTTGGCCCTGCGGCTTTCCACTCTTATCCTACTGAATTGAGAATAGATTATTTATCTGGTGATTATGGCTCTGGGTTTTACGGTTATGCAGTTAATACTGCTACTTACCTTACAAAAGAAGACGACTTAGGGTGGTTAGCTTTTGGAGGTAATATAACAACTAAAGGTGATGTTGTTGAAGTTGAATTAACTACTGCGGCAAAATCAAAAGTATTTATAGCTCCTAAAAAATTATGGTTAACATTAGATGCTGGTACTTTTAAAAAGGTTACTTACAATACAAAAACAGATGTTATAGAGATTACTTTAAATAGCAAAAATGAGTTTACACCAAATGCTTATTTAAGGATAAATAATGATGTAGAACTACCTTATACGAAAGTTAGAGGTGCTTTTGAAATTCCATTACAAAAAAAGAGTATTCAAATTATATTATAA
- a CDS encoding family 43 glycosylhydrolase encodes MKKQYIFFALIVTLNIFAQKKANSNAPKTGNPILPGYYADPTIKKFGNIYYIYATTDNEMLASGAPTVWYSKDLQNWYNYTMEIPSLSSVNLRNFWAPDIVEGKDGKYYLYFGNCQAGCNIYGYVSDTPIGPWIKLNEDDTPIMAHNYPRKGFPSLDAQFFTDTDGKVYAYWGTWVHYNGGYAVGELNTDTMKDMVNSTNIPLEQTPKPFEAAYMMKKGDKYILMYSGDSCHDETYKVRYSYADTPYGPFTEGANNPILSTNEDQSTHGPGHHSVLQEGDDYYMAYHKHDYPMTRGGLARQVCIDKMVFENDSTIKTVVPTNRGIENIIKSNVPKDLAFNTNTTASSYYHLNSLEHDYEYKPSYATDNNNATMWKAGNNSFPQNLIIDLGSVQKIKRVMTQFEFASYYYQYTLEYSKEGENWKMYSDKSNNQTSGSPMIDDNDVSARYLKLTVLATEKVGLYTAVWNIKVYSSLFDIPLQLKNKKSNNSPALRSKKEMLVNLNLSDISKEESISTIKNKGSIGGIFTKKGDVTLEVDNEGIKAIKFSKGALVLNQPVPKTLGWNGSYTISTWVKNPEVAKEGEILVSWCDRHEFNLANSYNALAYNSGHYGAAPHLDGHFDMRYNKLPEANKWHHIALTFDGVVEKIYVDGVLDNSQNMLLSSAIDNAKIIIGSSDVGEHFSGFMASIQMYDYAITDKEILNVIKNTTPKKSTDNFK; translated from the coding sequence ATGAAAAAACAATATATATTTTTTGCACTTATTGTTACACTAAACATATTCGCTCAAAAAAAGGCAAATTCGAATGCTCCTAAAACAGGAAATCCAATATTACCTGGATACTATGCCGACCCAACAATTAAAAAATTTGGAAATATTTATTATATCTACGCGACTACCGATAATGAAATGCTAGCATCAGGGGCTCCAACAGTATGGTACAGCAAAGATTTACAAAATTGGTATAATTATACTATGGAGATCCCTTCATTATCTTCTGTAAATCTTAGAAATTTTTGGGCACCAGATATTGTAGAAGGAAAAGATGGTAAATACTATTTATATTTTGGAAATTGTCAAGCAGGATGCAATATTTATGGTTATGTATCTGATACTCCCATTGGTCCATGGATAAAGTTGAATGAAGACGACACACCTATTATGGCTCATAACTATCCAAGAAAAGGATTTCCTTCATTAGATGCTCAGTTTTTTACAGATACCGATGGAAAAGTTTATGCGTATTGGGGTACTTGGGTACATTACAATGGTGGTTATGCTGTTGGAGAACTAAATACTGATACTATGAAAGATATGGTTAACTCTACAAACATTCCTTTAGAGCAAACCCCTAAACCTTTTGAAGCCGCTTATATGATGAAGAAAGGTGATAAATATATACTCATGTACTCTGGCGATTCTTGCCATGATGAAACCTATAAAGTTAGATACTCGTACGCAGATACCCCGTATGGACCTTTTACAGAAGGTGCTAACAATCCAATATTAAGTACCAATGAAGACCAATCTACACACGGACCAGGACATCATTCGGTTTTACAAGAAGGAGACGATTATTACATGGCTTACCATAAGCACGATTACCCAATGACTCGAGGCGGTCTTGCTAGACAAGTGTGTATTGACAAAATGGTTTTTGAAAATGATTCTACCATAAAAACAGTAGTTCCTACAAATCGTGGGATAGAAAATATTATTAAATCAAACGTACCTAAAGATCTTGCCTTTAATACAAACACAACGGCTTCTTCATATTATCATTTAAATTCATTAGAACACGATTATGAATACAAACCTTCTTATGCAACCGATAATAACAATGCAACCATGTGGAAAGCTGGAAATAATTCGTTTCCACAAAATTTAATAATTGATTTAGGATCTGTACAGAAAATAAAAAGAGTAATGACTCAATTTGAATTTGCTAGTTACTATTACCAATATACTTTAGAATATTCTAAGGAAGGTGAAAACTGGAAAATGTATTCTGACAAATCAAATAATCAAACATCAGGCAGCCCTATGATTGACGATAATGATGTGTCTGCCCGTTACCTTAAACTAACAGTTTTAGCAACTGAAAAAGTGGGGCTTTATACTGCTGTTTGGAATATTAAAGTATATAGTTCCTTATTCGATATTCCTTTACAACTTAAAAATAAGAAATCTAATAATTCACCTGCTCTTAGAAGTAAAAAAGAAATGTTAGTTAATCTTAATTTGTCCGATATTTCAAAAGAAGAATCCATATCAACAATTAAAAACAAAGGTTCTATAGGAGGAATATTTACAAAAAAAGGAGATGTTACTTTAGAGGTAGATAATGAAGGAATAAAAGCCATTAAGTTTTCTAAAGGTGCTTTAGTATTAAACCAACCGGTTCCTAAAACTTTGGGCTGGAATGGATCTTACACCATTTCTACGTGGGTAAAAAATCCAGAAGTTGCAAAAGAAGGAGAAATTTTAGTATCATGGTGTGACAGACATGAATTTAATTTAGCCAATTCATATAATGCCTTGGCTTACAACAGTGGGCATTATGGTGCTGCACCACATTTGGATGGACATTTCGATATGAGATACAATAAACTTCCAGAAGCAAACAAATGGCATCATATCGCTTTAACTTTTGATGGCGTCGTCGAAAAAATTTATGTAGATGGTGTTCTAGATAATTCTCAAAATATGCTACTCTCTTCTGCCATTGATAATGCTAAAATAATTATTGGATCTTCGGATGTTGGAGAACACTTTTCTGGATTCATGGCATCAATACAAATGTATGATTATGCAATAACGGATAAAGAGATTTTAAATGTAATAAAAAACACAACCCCTAAAAAAAGCACGGATAATTTTAAATAA
- a CDS encoding DUF885 family protein: MNYKTLKTYIFLITFFSTMMLTAQSNLIDLVNSYSADKRALNKFYTNNESQEYYQRFTTLYTNWEKKVTAIDFDDLNQQEKVDYLLLKNLIEKETYFFNLDYKAFKEVVNISDFAKDIFPFIQERRRGKKPDAQTLAKILHNATAQIDTEIKTLNEKPFKDWLMAEKASKVISSFQKSLKEAYSFYYSYDPEFTWWVQKPFEELSTKLLDYANLLNSNYSKTSIKDDGSGIIGKPIGKDALIESLNFEFIPYTPEQLIKTAESQFNWCKEEMIKASKELGYGTNWKAALEHVKNTYVAAGEQPQAITDLYNQSVEFIEERDLITFPEMAKETWGMIMMTPERQKVNPFFTGGWEISISYPTQDMSEDDKLMSMRGNNPNFSRATVQHELLPGHNLQFFMNARNKSYRRAFDTPFWMEGWALYWEINLWNKEFPQTPEQKLGMLFWRIHRCARIIFSLKYHLGDMTPQQCIDMLVNEVGHEYANAEAEVRRSFATSYTPPLYQMAYMTGGLQFYALRNEMLKKGWTEKQFHDRVLQENMMPVELLRSLIQELPLKENFKTNWKFSTEFK; encoded by the coding sequence ATGAACTATAAAACTTTAAAAACATATATTTTTTTAATTACATTCTTTTCAACCATGATGTTAACTGCTCAAAGCAATCTAATAGACTTAGTAAATTCATATTCTGCAGACAAACGTGCTTTAAATAAATTTTACACCAACAACGAATCACAAGAATACTATCAACGGTTTACAACCTTATACACTAATTGGGAAAAGAAAGTCACAGCAATAGATTTTGATGATTTAAATCAACAAGAAAAAGTAGACTATCTCCTGCTAAAAAACTTAATAGAAAAAGAAACTTATTTTTTTAATTTAGATTATAAAGCATTTAAAGAAGTTGTCAATATATCAGATTTTGCTAAAGATATATTTCCTTTTATTCAAGAAAGAAGACGTGGTAAAAAACCAGATGCACAAACATTAGCCAAAATTTTACACAATGCTACTGCGCAAATTGATACTGAAATAAAAACACTTAATGAAAAACCTTTTAAAGATTGGTTAATGGCAGAAAAGGCTTCTAAAGTAATTTCATCTTTTCAGAAATCACTTAAAGAAGCCTATTCATTTTATTACAGTTATGATCCAGAATTTACATGGTGGGTTCAAAAACCATTCGAAGAACTATCTACAAAGTTATTAGATTATGCTAATTTGCTTAATAGCAACTACTCAAAAACAAGTATTAAAGATGATGGTAGCGGTATTATTGGAAAACCAATTGGAAAAGATGCTTTAATAGAAAGTTTAAATTTTGAATTCATCCCATACACACCTGAGCAACTAATCAAAACAGCCGAAAGTCAGTTTAATTGGTGTAAGGAAGAAATGATAAAAGCATCAAAAGAATTAGGTTATGGAACTAACTGGAAAGCTGCCTTAGAACATGTAAAAAACACGTATGTTGCTGCTGGAGAACAGCCTCAAGCTATCACAGATCTTTATAATCAATCGGTCGAATTTATTGAAGAACGTGACTTAATTACATTCCCAGAAATGGCAAAAGAAACTTGGGGTATGATTATGATGACGCCTGAGCGTCAAAAAGTAAATCCGTTTTTTACAGGTGGATGGGAAATTAGTATTTCTTATCCAACTCAAGACATGAGTGAAGACGATAAATTAATGAGCATGCGGGGTAATAACCCTAACTTTTCTAGAGCAACAGTTCAACATGAATTATTACCAGGACATAATCTACAATTCTTCATGAATGCTCGTAATAAAAGTTACCGTCGAGCATTTGATACTCCTTTCTGGATGGAAGGTTGGGCACTATATTGGGAAATAAATTTATGGAATAAAGAGTTTCCACAAACACCAGAACAAAAGTTAGGCATGTTGTTTTGGAGAATTCACAGATGCGCTCGAATTATCTTTTCTTTAAAATACCATTTAGGAGACATGACACCCCAACAGTGTATCGATATGCTTGTAAACGAAGTTGGACATGAATATGCTAATGCAGAGGCTGAAGTAAGGCGCTCTTTCGCCACAAGTTACACACCTCCTCTATACCAAATGGCTTACATGACAGGGGGGTTACAGTTTTATGCCTTACGTAATGAAATGCTAAAAAAAGGTTGGACAGAAAAACAATTTCATGATCGCGTTTTACAAGAAAATATGATGCCTGTTGAGTTACTAAGAAGTTTAATACAAGAGCTTCCTTTGAAAGAAAACTTTAAAACTAATTGGAAATTCTCGACAGAATTCAAATAA